One segment of Hemitrygon akajei unplaced genomic scaffold, sHemAka1.3 Scf000113, whole genome shotgun sequence DNA contains the following:
- the LOC140723427 gene encoding uncharacterized protein, translated as MAHQRVHTRERLYTCSVCEKRFTHSSTLWKHQRVHTGEKPYTCSVCGKGFTESSTLLVHQRVHTGERPFTCSVCKKRFTRLSHLQSHQRVHTGERPFTCSECGKGFTELSNLQSHQRVHTGEKPFTCSECGKRFTELSNLQSHQRVHTGERPYSCSECGKGFTELSTLQRHQQVHTGEKPFTCSVCGKRFTQLSTLQSHQRVHTGEKPFTCSECGKRFTQSSTLQRHQRVHTGEKPFTCSVCGKRFTDSSTLQRHQQIHTGEKPFTCSVCGKGFTQSSTLQSHQRVHTGERPFTCSVCRGFTQSSDLMAHQRVHTGEKPFTCSVCGKGFTHLSQLQSHQRVHTGERPFTCSECGKGFTQLSHLQSHQQVHTGEKAFTCSVCGKRFTRSSTLQRHRRVHTGEKLFTCSVCGKGFTQSSALLVHQRVHTGEKPFTCSVCGKRFTNLSSLQRHQRDHTGEKPFTCSVCGKRFTNLSSLQRHQRVHTGEKPFTCSECGKRYADSSALKSHQRVHTGERPFTCSVCGKRFTHSSHLQSHQRVHTGERPFTCSVCGKGFTRLANLQRHQRVYTGEKPFTCSVCGKGFTHTSHLQNHLRVHTGERPFTCSVCGKRFTHLSQLQSHQRVHTGEKGFTCSECGKRFPRSSTLQRHQRVHIGEKPFTCSVCGKGFTQSSTLLVHQRVHTGQRPFTCSVCGKGFTQSSTLLVHQRVHTGEKPFTCSFCGKGFTQSSTLLVKFV; from the exons atggctcaccagcgagttcacaccagggagcggctgtacacctgctcagtctgtgagaagagattcactcactcttccacgctatggaaacatcagcgagttcacactggggagaagccgtacacctgttcagtctgtgggaagggattcactgagtcatccaccctactggtacatcagcgagttcacactggggagaggccattcacctgctcagtctgtaagaagagattcactcggttatcccacctccagagtcatcagcgagttcacactggggagaggccgttcacctgctcagaatgtgggaagggattcactgagttatccaacctacagagtcatcagcgagttcacactggggagaagccgttcacctgctcagaatgtgggaagagattcactgagttatccaacctacaaagtcatcagcgagttcacactggggagaggccgtactcctgctcagaatgtgggaaaggattcactgagttatccaccctacagagacatcagcaagttcacactggggagaagccattcacttgctcagtctgtgggaagagattcactcagttatccaccctacagagtcaccagcgagttcacactggggagaaaccgttcacctgctcagaatgtgggaagagattcactcagtcatccaccctacagagacaccagcgagttcacactggggagaagccgttcacctgttcagtctgtgggaagagattcactgattcatccaccctacagagacaccagcaaattcacactggggagaagccgttcacctgctcagtctgtgggaagggattcactcagtcatccaccctacagagtcaccagcgagttcacactggggagaggccgttcacctgctcagtctgtagg ggattcactcagtcatccgacctaatggctcaccagcgggttcacactggggagaagccattcacctgctcagtctgtgggaagggattcactcatttatcccaactacagagtcaccagcgagttcacactggggagaggccattcacctgctcagaatgtggaaagggattcactcagttatcccacctacagagtcaccagcaagttcacaccggggagaaagcgttcacctgctcagtatgtgggaagagattcactcgctcatccaccctacagagacaccggcgagttcacactggggagaagctattcacctgctcagtctgtgggaaaggattcactcagtcatctgccctactggtacatcagcgagttcacactggggagaagccgttcacctgctcagtctgtgggaagagattcactaatttatccagcctacagagacatcagcgagatcacactggggagaagccgttcacctgctcagtctgtgggaaaagattcactaatttatccagcctacagagacatcagcgagttcacactggggagaagccattcacctgctcagaatgtgggaagagatacgCTGACTCTTCCGCCCtaaagagtcatcagcgagttcacactggggagaggccgttcacctgctcagtctgtgggaagcgattcactcattcatctcacctacagagtcatcagcgagttcacactggggagaggccattcacttgctcagtctgtgggaagggattcactcggttagctaacctacagagacaccagcgagtttacactggggagaagccattcacctgctcagtctgtgggaagggattcactcatacatcccacctacagaatcacctgcgagttcacactggggagaggccattcacctgctcagtctgtgggaagagattcactcatttatcccaactacagagtcaccagcgagttcacactggggagaaaggattcacctgctcagaatgtgggaagagattccctcgctcatccaccctacagagacaccagcgagttcacattggggagaagccattcacctgctcagtctgtgggaaaggattcactcagtcatctaccctattggtacatcagcgagttcacactgggcagaggccgttcacctgctcagtctgtgggaaaggattcactcagtcatctaccctactggtacatcagcgagttcacactggggagaagccgttcacctgctcattctgtgggaagggattcactcagtcatctaccctactg